In the Duncaniella freteri genome, one interval contains:
- a CDS encoding tetratricopeptide repeat protein codes for MKRLHILILASIFVMPAVSLHAEDNSTRMERNLIVEGNKLYHDKKYADAEVAYRKALEIDAMNEIAQFNLAASLLRQGTSTGENEKQASQILGKLASDAENMSVAEKAFYNLGNIAFNGQDYAKSIELYKNALRRNPDNDQARENLRLAQKRLEEQQNQDQNQDQNQDQNQDQNKDQNKDQNKDENKEQNKDQNKDQNQDQKDQNQDQNKDQDQNKDQQQPQQDQQQQPQQQRQQSGISKENAEKILKAMENEENATRQRVNAERQKNGAPGRRQVTNPW; via the coding sequence ATGAAAAGACTACATATCTTAATATTGGCTTCCATATTTGTTATGCCTGCCGTAAGCCTGCATGCTGAGGACAATTCAACCCGCATGGAGCGCAATCTAATAGTCGAAGGCAACAAACTGTACCACGACAAGAAGTATGCGGATGCAGAAGTCGCATACCGGAAGGCTCTTGAAATTGATGCTATGAATGAGATAGCCCAGTTCAACCTTGCAGCTTCCCTGCTTCGTCAGGGGACATCGACCGGAGAGAACGAAAAGCAGGCATCACAGATACTCGGCAAGCTCGCAAGCGATGCCGAAAATATGTCTGTAGCTGAAAAAGCGTTTTACAACCTTGGCAACATCGCATTCAACGGTCAGGACTATGCCAAAAGTATCGAACTTTACAAGAATGCCCTTAGACGCAATCCTGACAATGATCAGGCTCGTGAGAATCTTCGCTTAGCTCAGAAACGACTCGAAGAACAGCAGAATCAGGACCAGAATCAGGACCAGAATCAGGACCAGAATCAGGATCAGAACAAGGATCAGAACAAGGATCAGAACAAGGACGAAAATAAAGAACAGAACAAAGACCAGAATAAGGATCAGAACCAAGATCAAAAGGATCAAAATCAAGACCAGAACAAGGACCAAGACCAAAACAAAGATCAGCAACAGCCTCAGCAGGACCAGCAACAGCAGCCTCAGCAACAACGCCAGCAGTCCGGTATAAGCAAAGAGAATGCCGAAAAAATTCTCAAGGCTATGGAAAATGAGGAAAATGCCACCCGCCAACGCGTCAATGCAGAACGGCAGAAGAATGGCGCTCCCGGTCGACGTCAGGTCACCAACCCATGGTAA
- a CDS encoding BatD family protein, translated as MPPANASMQNGRRMALPVDVRSPTHGNISLVSQAIFRSIQYPQMKRFSILFIILAIFTVSIAAGNVSFTVKAPGRIYEGDKFPVTFRLTNADGSDLKVSAIDGCTLLFGPSTSQSQSYSVVNGRAESSSAIEYTYYYRADKAGQFTIPAASVLADGKRLTTAPANFTVHERAERDTPGSQRPVAVDDVDTQTAGRKVNADDVFVRIILSRNSAYEQEAIGCTIKLYTKYSISSFMPTRQPSFDGFLIQELDVQPALNEIENYRGQDYMTAILKHCIIFPQKSGKLTINSGNYDISVIQYDNVNMGMFQVRQPRETKIKVSSNTGSIDIQPLPSPKPEGFNGAVGEFKVESRLVGNSFRTNDPATLFYTISGTGNIKYLKEPQIDFPTEFEQYTPKSDIQTSVSGNEVSGTMTVEYTFVPQSVGEFTIGSDKFVYFDPAKRDYVTLSTPTYPIKVAKGLSTPAPTEDQKAIENKNSDIRHIYLGDKNPSKSHSIVVTTTGYWMLYLGLLIAAAAIIIANRTRARRNADVTRMRTAKANKVATKRLKLAGKYLSAGDNDKFYEEMLHALWGYLSDKLSIPLSQLNRQNIVERLSEKEYSEETISSIVNVLDECEMARYTPDSSTRMDSIYEEGAKAINNLEKR; from the coding sequence ATGCCACCCGCCAACGCGTCAATGCAGAACGGCAGAAGAATGGCGCTCCCGGTCGACGTCAGGTCACCAACCCATGGTAACATAAGCCTTGTCAGTCAGGCTATATTCAGGTCAATCCAATATCCGCAAATGAAACGTTTCTCCATACTATTTATAATATTAGCCATATTCACCGTCTCAATAGCAGCCGGAAATGTGAGCTTCACTGTCAAAGCCCCCGGAAGAATATATGAGGGTGACAAATTTCCTGTGACATTCCGTCTCACCAACGCCGACGGCTCCGACCTAAAAGTATCTGCAATCGACGGATGCACACTGCTGTTCGGTCCATCCACATCACAGTCTCAGAGCTACAGTGTGGTGAACGGACGCGCCGAGTCATCGTCAGCCATAGAATACACCTACTATTACAGGGCTGACAAGGCAGGACAGTTCACCATACCTGCCGCATCAGTGCTCGCTGACGGCAAAAGGCTTACCACTGCACCTGCCAACTTCACCGTTCATGAACGTGCAGAGCGCGATACTCCAGGCTCACAACGCCCGGTGGCAGTGGACGACGTAGACACCCAGACAGCAGGGCGCAAGGTGAATGCCGACGACGTGTTTGTCCGTATCATACTGTCACGCAACTCAGCATATGAACAAGAGGCTATCGGATGTACCATCAAACTGTACACCAAATACTCCATATCCTCATTCATGCCTACCCGCCAGCCATCATTTGACGGATTTCTCATTCAGGAACTTGATGTACAGCCAGCTCTCAATGAAATCGAGAATTACCGCGGACAGGACTACATGACTGCAATCCTCAAACATTGTATCATATTTCCGCAGAAGAGCGGCAAGCTCACCATCAATTCGGGCAACTATGACATCTCCGTCATACAGTATGACAATGTCAATATGGGAATGTTCCAGGTACGCCAGCCACGAGAGACCAAAATCAAGGTCAGCTCCAACACCGGTTCAATCGACATCCAGCCCCTACCCTCTCCAAAGCCCGAAGGCTTCAACGGAGCCGTAGGCGAATTCAAGGTGGAATCCCGTCTTGTCGGGAATTCATTCCGCACCAATGACCCTGCCACCCTATTCTACACCATCTCCGGAACAGGCAACATCAAGTACCTCAAGGAGCCTCAGATAGATTTCCCGACCGAATTTGAACAGTACACTCCAAAGAGTGACATCCAAACAAGTGTCAGCGGCAACGAGGTTTCAGGCACAATGACTGTAGAATACACCTTTGTACCGCAGAGTGTGGGGGAATTCACTATCGGAAGCGACAAATTCGTTTACTTTGATCCAGCCAAGCGGGACTATGTGACCCTCAGCACTCCCACTTATCCGATCAAGGTAGCCAAAGGACTTTCCACCCCTGCTCCAACCGAGGACCAGAAAGCCATAGAAAACAAAAATTCCGACATCCGACACATCTATCTTGGCGACAAGAATCCATCAAAAAGCCACTCAATAGTAGTGACAACTACAGGCTACTGGATGCTCTATCTCGGACTGCTCATTGCAGCTGCTGCCATAATCATTGCCAACCGGACGCGTGCACGCCGTAATGCAGACGTAACTCGCATGCGCACAGCCAAGGCTAACAAGGTAGCGACCAAACGTCTCAAACTTGCCGGCAAATATCTCTCGGCAGGGGACAATGACAAGTTCTATGAAGAGATGCTCCATGCATTATGGGGATATCTATCCGACAAACTTTCCATACCCCTGTCACAGCTCAATCGTCAGAACATAGTGGAAAGACTCTCCGAAAAAGAATATTCCGAGGAAACCATATCGTCAAT
- a CDS encoding vWA domain-containing protein, whose amino-acid sequence MITFAYPHLLYLLLLLPVVAGLYLWSRIARKRKLRRFGNPETLAHLMPEVSRYMPWVKLIFSLLIIAVLVIMLARPRATSGLDADVAETETSRGIEVMVCLDVSNSMLASSTDDEAGVSRLQRAKFILEKLIDKMTNDKVGLIVFAGDAYTQLPITSDYISAKMFVNSITTDMVPTQGTAIGAALEMAMNSFTPTEDMGKAIVLLTDAENFEDNAVDAAKRASGAGIQVDVIGLGTSRGARIPLGNGRYMINPMTGEEVVTRHDESTGAEIAKAGDGIYVNGASTSAINAVDTKMDELKQAEFERKSFSPQSEQFPIVAWIALLLLVADIFVVTRKISWLKKYRFFTKEEGGEK is encoded by the coding sequence ATGATTACATTTGCCTATCCCCATCTGTTATATCTCCTGTTACTGCTGCCAGTAGTTGCAGGCCTATATCTGTGGTCACGTATCGCACGCAAGCGTAAGCTGCGCCGATTCGGAAATCCCGAGACTCTCGCTCATCTCATGCCTGAGGTGTCACGCTATATGCCATGGGTAAAACTCATATTCTCTTTACTCATTATTGCAGTGCTCGTGATAATGCTCGCCCGCCCGCGAGCTACATCAGGACTCGATGCCGATGTAGCCGAGACCGAGACATCGCGAGGCATAGAAGTGATGGTGTGTCTTGACGTCTCCAACTCAATGCTTGCCTCATCCACCGACGATGAGGCAGGAGTGAGCCGTCTGCAACGAGCAAAGTTCATCCTCGAAAAACTGATCGACAAGATGACCAACGACAAGGTAGGACTTATAGTCTTTGCCGGAGACGCCTATACGCAGCTTCCCATCACATCCGACTATATCTCTGCAAAAATGTTTGTCAACTCCATCACCACTGACATGGTGCCCACCCAAGGAACTGCCATAGGGGCAGCACTTGAAATGGCAATGAACTCATTCACTCCTACCGAAGATATGGGTAAGGCAATCGTCCTGCTGACCGATGCGGAGAACTTCGAGGACAATGCCGTTGACGCAGCCAAGCGAGCTTCGGGAGCAGGCATACAGGTGGACGTGATCGGACTCGGCACATCCCGCGGAGCACGCATCCCATTAGGCAATGGCAGGTACATGATCAATCCAATGACCGGTGAAGAGGTTGTGACCCGCCATGATGAATCGACAGGTGCCGAGATAGCCAAAGCCGGGGACGGCATATACGTCAACGGCGCATCCACTTCGGCGATAAATGCTGTCGACACAAAGATGGACGAACTTAAACAGGCTGAATTCGAACGAAAATCGTTCTCGCCTCAGAGTGAACAATTCCCAATAGTAGCCTGGATAGCACTGCTACTTCTTGTAGCCGACATATTCGTGGTTACACGCAAGATCTCCTGGCTCAAAAAATATCGTTTCTTCACCAAAGAGGAAGGAGGCGAAAAATGA
- a CDS encoding AAA family ATPase, with translation MSETVNIRELNDLVAGKSNFISLVTQGMDQTIVGQKHLVDSLLIALLSNGHVLLEGVPGLAKTLAIKTLAQVIDAKYSRIQFTPDLLPADVTGTMIYSIQKEQFQIKKGPIFANFVLADEINRAPAKVQSALLEAMQERQVTIGDDTFQLDEPFLVMATQNPIEQEGTYPLPEAQVDRFLLKVIIGYPTKEEEKIIIRQNISGERKKVMPLLHPSEITEVQKIVQKIYLDEKIERYIVDIVFATRNPQDHGLKDLAGMISFGASPRASIGLARASRAYAFLRGRGYVIPEDVRAVCHDVLRHRIGLTYEAEANNITTDQIISEILDKVEVP, from the coding sequence ATGAGCGAAACGGTTAATATAAGAGAGCTCAACGACCTCGTTGCAGGCAAGAGCAACTTTATCAGTCTGGTCACACAAGGAATGGACCAGACTATCGTAGGTCAGAAACATCTCGTAGACTCCCTGCTCATCGCCCTCCTGTCCAACGGACATGTACTTCTTGAGGGTGTGCCCGGTCTTGCCAAAACTCTTGCCATCAAGACCCTCGCACAAGTCATCGATGCAAAATACAGCCGTATACAGTTTACTCCTGACCTCCTCCCTGCCGATGTGACAGGCACCATGATCTACAGTATACAGAAAGAGCAATTCCAGATAAAGAAAGGTCCGATATTCGCCAACTTCGTGCTTGCTGACGAGATCAACCGAGCTCCGGCGAAAGTGCAGAGCGCGCTGCTCGAAGCCATGCAGGAACGTCAGGTAACCATCGGTGATGACACCTTCCAGCTTGATGAACCGTTCCTGGTTATGGCTACACAGAACCCTATCGAACAGGAAGGCACCTATCCCCTGCCTGAAGCCCAGGTTGACCGTTTCCTTCTCAAAGTCATTATAGGCTATCCCACCAAAGAGGAGGAAAAGATAATAATCCGTCAGAACATCAGCGGCGAACGCAAAAAGGTTATGCCTTTGCTTCATCCATCTGAAATCACCGAAGTACAGAAGATCGTACAGAAGATCTATCTTGACGAGAAGATCGAGAGGTACATAGTCGACATAGTGTTCGCTACCCGTAATCCTCAGGACCACGGTCTGAAGGATCTTGCCGGAATGATCAGTTTCGGAGCCTCTCCCCGAGCTTCTATAGGCCTTGCACGAGCATCACGCGCTTATGCATTCCTCCGTGGCAGAGGCTATGTGATACCCGAAGATGTTAGGGCTGTGTGTCATGATGTGCTCCGCCATCGTATCGGTCTCACTTACGAAGCCGAGGCCAACAACATTACCACTGACCAGATCATCTCCGAGATACTTGACAAGGTTGAAGTGCCCTAA
- a CDS encoding DUF58 domain-containing protein, giving the protein MEANELLKKVRKIDIKTRGLSQNIFAGEYHTAFKGRGMTFAEVREYQYGDDVRDIDWNVTARHNRPYIKVYEEERELTVMLLIDVSRSRLFGAVGEDKREMIAEIAATIAYSAITNNDKIGVIFFSDKIEKFIPPKKGKKHILLIIRELIDFTPENPGTDIGVALRYMTDALKKRCTTFLISDFIDKHDYTRQLQVASNKHDIIAIQVYDKRDTTLPDIGLMRVTDLENGKTGWIDTSSKSTRKAYSKWWYERQQAMTEALSKSRVDLASIATDEDFARALMALFKNRGVR; this is encoded by the coding sequence ATGGAAGCAAACGAACTGCTAAAGAAAGTAAGGAAAATCGACATAAAGACTCGTGGTCTCTCCCAGAATATATTTGCGGGAGAGTACCACACGGCCTTTAAGGGAAGAGGTATGACGTTTGCCGAGGTCAGGGAATACCAGTATGGTGACGATGTACGCGACATTGACTGGAATGTCACTGCTCGCCATAACCGCCCATACATCAAGGTATATGAGGAGGAACGCGAGCTTACTGTGATGCTTCTAATCGACGTGTCACGAAGCCGTCTCTTCGGAGCTGTCGGAGAGGACAAGCGTGAGATGATTGCCGAGATTGCTGCGACAATAGCCTACTCTGCCATCACCAACAATGATAAGATCGGCGTAATCTTCTTTTCCGACAAAATCGAGAAGTTCATCCCACCCAAGAAGGGTAAGAAACACATCCTGTTGATCATACGTGAACTTATCGACTTCACACCTGAAAACCCAGGCACCGACATCGGTGTGGCTCTTCGCTATATGACTGATGCCCTCAAGAAAAGATGTACGACATTCCTCATCTCTGACTTCATCGACAAACACGACTACACACGCCAGCTACAGGTGGCATCCAACAAGCACGATATCATAGCCATACAGGTCTATGACAAGCGTGACACCACACTTCCCGATATTGGGCTCATGCGTGTGACAGACCTCGAAAACGGTAAGACAGGATGGATCGACACCTCTTCAAAGTCAACACGTAAAGCCTACAGCAAATGGTGGTACGAGCGTCAGCAGGCTATGACCGAAGCTCTCAGCAAAAGCCGCGTAGACCTCGCATCCATTGCTACCGATGAGGATTTCGCCCGCGCCTTAATGGCTCTCTTCAAGAACCGTGGCGTCAGATAA
- a CDS encoding vWA domain-containing protein, with protein MQLAHPHYLWLLLVLVPLIAWYIYKHRSLHPSLAISSTKPFAKLRTPLRAWLIHLVFLLQLATIACVIVILARPQTRDSWNTSSVEGTDIVLALDISTSMLARDFKPDRFEAAKEVAAKFVSGREGDNIGLVIFAAESFTSLPMTTDRSMIANYINDIKMGMLQDGTAIGDGLATSINRIKEGKAKSKSIILLTDGSNNTGNVAPITASEIAKQLGIKVYTIGIGTNGTAPYPQENEFGRIVYTPLPVVIDEATLKTIAENTGGKYFRATGNNVLKDIFAEIDRLEKTKMDLRNFSSTEDDYMPWAIAALSLFGLAVLLRYTLLRTIP; from the coding sequence ATGCAACTGGCTCATCCACATTACCTATGGCTGCTACTTGTGTTAGTGCCGCTTATAGCGTGGTACATCTATAAGCACCGCTCGTTGCATCCGTCACTCGCGATATCATCTACGAAGCCATTCGCCAAGCTTCGCACACCGCTACGTGCATGGCTTATCCACCTTGTATTCCTGCTCCAGCTCGCGACAATCGCATGCGTCATAGTGATCCTAGCACGACCCCAGACTCGTGACTCATGGAACACATCGAGTGTAGAAGGCACAGATATTGTCCTTGCCCTAGATATCTCCACATCAATGCTAGCACGCGATTTCAAGCCCGACCGTTTCGAGGCGGCCAAAGAAGTAGCAGCTAAGTTCGTGTCAGGGAGAGAGGGTGACAACATCGGACTTGTTATATTTGCCGCAGAAAGCTTCACTTCACTGCCGATGACCACCGACCGATCAATGATTGCCAACTACATCAACGACATAAAGATGGGGATGCTTCAGGACGGCACAGCTATCGGTGACGGACTTGCCACATCCATAAATCGAATCAAGGAGGGGAAAGCCAAATCAAAAAGCATCATACTCCTCACCGACGGTTCCAACAACACTGGTAATGTCGCACCAATAACAGCGTCAGAGATAGCCAAGCAACTTGGCATCAAGGTATACACAATAGGAATTGGCACAAACGGCACAGCTCCTTACCCACAGGAGAATGAATTCGGACGCATCGTATACACCCCGCTCCCGGTCGTGATCGACGAGGCAACCCTCAAGACCATTGCTGAGAACACCGGTGGCAAATATTTCCGTGCAACAGGCAATAATGTGCTCAAGGATATATTTGCTGAAATAGACAGGCTTGAAAAGACCAAAATGGATCTACGCAATTTCTCGTCCACCGAGGATGACTATATGCCTTGGGCGATTGCCGCACTCAGTCTTTTCGGTCTTGCAGTATTATTGCGTTACACTCTCCTTCGCACAATTCCCTAA